The Aphelocoma coerulescens isolate FSJ_1873_10779 chromosome 2, UR_Acoe_1.0, whole genome shotgun sequence genome contains a region encoding:
- the SNX16 gene encoding sorting nexin-16 isoform X1, with amino-acid sequence MATPYVPVPIPIGSSSSSFTNRNQRSPSFGSISTSSSSSKGQLEDSTVDSFKKMSMPDQIGSTSSACSSPLVRTKFTGLDTSIEYCTQPVEEVEQNADSRSWEDRPSTPTILGYEVMEERAKFTVYKILVKRSPEESWVVFRRYTDFSRLNDKLKDMFPGFRLALPPKRWFKDNYNPDFLEDRQLGLQAFLQNLVAHKDIANCLAVREFLCLDDPPGPFDSLEESRAFCETLEETNYRLQKELLEKQREVESLKKLLTEKQLHIDAVERRIRDLSVGKMTRQMSGEESECSGEVESSAVEADQGTLGEDSCSDKENHEPCWSGSLAEKSVPEIEVAEVAYTADEE; translated from the exons ATGGCAACACCATATGTTCCTGTTCCTATTCCTATTGGAAGTTCATCATCCAGCTTTACAAACAGAAACCAAAGAAGTCCTTCCTTTGGGAGCATCTCAACGAGTTCAAGCTCCTCAAAAGGACAGCTGGAGGACTCTACTGTTGATAGTTTTAAAAAGATGAGCATGCCTGACCAGATTGGTTCCACGTCATCTGCATGTAGCAGTCCACTTGTTAGGACTAAGTTTACAGGTCTGGATACATCCATAGAATACTGTACTCAGCCTGTAGAAGAAGTAGAGCAGAATGCAGATTCCAGAAGCTGGGAAGATCGACCATCCACACCTACTATTCTGGGCTATGAGGTGATGGAGGAAAGGGCAAAATTCACT GTATACAAAATACTGGTAAAGAGAAGTCCAGAGGAAAGCTGGGTGGTTTTCAGACGGTACACAGATTTCTCCAGGCTTAATGACAAG CTAAAAGATATGTTTCCAGGCTTTCGGTTGGCCCTTCCACCAAAGCGCTGGTTCAAGGATAATTACAATCCTGACTTCTTGGAAGATCgacagctggggctgcaggcaTTCCTCCAGAACCTAGTAGCTCACAAAGATATTGCTAACTG CCTTGCAGTGAGAGAATTTCTTTGTCTGGATGATCCTCCGGGTCCTTTTGACAGTCTAGAAGAGAGCAGG GCTTTCTGTGAAACTCTGGAGGAGACAAATTATCGCTTACAGAAAGAACTGCTTGAAAAACAAAGGGAGGTTGAATCACTGAAGAAATTATTAACTGAAAAGCAACTTCATATTGATGCTGTTGAAAGAAGAATTAG GGATTTATCTGTAGGAAAAATGACTCGTCAAATGTCAGGAGAAGAAAGTGAGTGCAGTGGTGAGGTGGAGTCTTCTGCAGTAGAAGCAGACCAGGGTACCCTGGGTGAGGACAGCTG CTCAGACAAAGAGAACCATGAGCCATGCTGGAGTGGCTCTTTGGCTGAAAAGTCTGTCCCAGAAATTGAAGTTGCTGAAGTAGCCTATACCGCAGATGAGGAatag
- the SNX16 gene encoding sorting nexin-16 isoform X2 encodes MATPYVPVPIPIGSSSSSFTNRNQRSPSFGSISTSSSSSKGQLEDSTVDSFKKMSMPDQIGSTSSACSSPLVRTKFTGLDTSIEYCTQPVEEVEQNADSRSWEDRPSTPTILGYEVMEERAKFTVYKILVKRSPEESWVVFRRYTDFSRLNDKLKDMFPGFRLALPPKRWFKDNYNPDFLEDRQLGLQAFLQNLVAHKDIANCLAVREFLCLDDPPGPFDSLEESRAFCETLEETNYRLQKELLEKQREVESLKKLLTEKQLHIDAVERRISSDKENHEPCWSGSLAEKSVPEIEVAEVAYTADEE; translated from the exons ATGGCAACACCATATGTTCCTGTTCCTATTCCTATTGGAAGTTCATCATCCAGCTTTACAAACAGAAACCAAAGAAGTCCTTCCTTTGGGAGCATCTCAACGAGTTCAAGCTCCTCAAAAGGACAGCTGGAGGACTCTACTGTTGATAGTTTTAAAAAGATGAGCATGCCTGACCAGATTGGTTCCACGTCATCTGCATGTAGCAGTCCACTTGTTAGGACTAAGTTTACAGGTCTGGATACATCCATAGAATACTGTACTCAGCCTGTAGAAGAAGTAGAGCAGAATGCAGATTCCAGAAGCTGGGAAGATCGACCATCCACACCTACTATTCTGGGCTATGAGGTGATGGAGGAAAGGGCAAAATTCACT GTATACAAAATACTGGTAAAGAGAAGTCCAGAGGAAAGCTGGGTGGTTTTCAGACGGTACACAGATTTCTCCAGGCTTAATGACAAG CTAAAAGATATGTTTCCAGGCTTTCGGTTGGCCCTTCCACCAAAGCGCTGGTTCAAGGATAATTACAATCCTGACTTCTTGGAAGATCgacagctggggctgcaggcaTTCCTCCAGAACCTAGTAGCTCACAAAGATATTGCTAACTG CCTTGCAGTGAGAGAATTTCTTTGTCTGGATGATCCTCCGGGTCCTTTTGACAGTCTAGAAGAGAGCAGG GCTTTCTGTGAAACTCTGGAGGAGACAAATTATCGCTTACAGAAAGAACTGCTTGAAAAACAAAGGGAGGTTGAATCACTGAAGAAATTATTAACTGAAAAGCAACTTCATATTGATGCTGTTGAAAGAAGAATTAG CTCAGACAAAGAGAACCATGAGCCATGCTGGAGTGGCTCTTTGGCTGAAAAGTCTGTCCCAGAAATTGAAGTTGCTGAAGTAGCCTATACCGCAGATGAGGAatag
- the SNX16 gene encoding sorting nexin-16 isoform X3, translating into MATPYVPVPIPIGSSSSSFTNRNQRSPSFGSISTSSSSSKGQLEDSTVDSFKKMSMPDQIGSTSSACSSPLVRTKFTGLDTSIEYCTQPVEEVEQNADSRSWEDRPSTPTILGYEVMEERAKFTVYKILVKRSPEESWVVFRRYTDFSRLNDKLKDMFPGFRLALPPKRWFKDNYNPDFLEDRQLGLQAFLQNLVAHKDIANCLAVREFLCLDDPPGPFDSLEESRAFCETLEETNYRLQKELLEKQREVESLKKLLTEKQLHIDAVERRIRFPSGTERPQ; encoded by the exons ATGGCAACACCATATGTTCCTGTTCCTATTCCTATTGGAAGTTCATCATCCAGCTTTACAAACAGAAACCAAAGAAGTCCTTCCTTTGGGAGCATCTCAACGAGTTCAAGCTCCTCAAAAGGACAGCTGGAGGACTCTACTGTTGATAGTTTTAAAAAGATGAGCATGCCTGACCAGATTGGTTCCACGTCATCTGCATGTAGCAGTCCACTTGTTAGGACTAAGTTTACAGGTCTGGATACATCCATAGAATACTGTACTCAGCCTGTAGAAGAAGTAGAGCAGAATGCAGATTCCAGAAGCTGGGAAGATCGACCATCCACACCTACTATTCTGGGCTATGAGGTGATGGAGGAAAGGGCAAAATTCACT GTATACAAAATACTGGTAAAGAGAAGTCCAGAGGAAAGCTGGGTGGTTTTCAGACGGTACACAGATTTCTCCAGGCTTAATGACAAG CTAAAAGATATGTTTCCAGGCTTTCGGTTGGCCCTTCCACCAAAGCGCTGGTTCAAGGATAATTACAATCCTGACTTCTTGGAAGATCgacagctggggctgcaggcaTTCCTCCAGAACCTAGTAGCTCACAAAGATATTGCTAACTG CCTTGCAGTGAGAGAATTTCTTTGTCTGGATGATCCTCCGGGTCCTTTTGACAGTCTAGAAGAGAGCAGG GCTTTCTGTGAAACTCTGGAGGAGACAAATTATCGCTTACAGAAAGAACTGCTTGAAAAACAAAGGGAGGTTGAATCACTGAAGAAATTATTAACTGAAAAGCAACTTCATATTGATGCTGTTGAAAGAAGAATTAG gttcccttcaggtactgaaaggccgcaataa